A genomic region of Deinococcus aquaedulcis contains the following coding sequences:
- a CDS encoding IS630 family transposase produces the protein MDEHRVGLKPIVGRQWAERGKAPIVRVAQRYEWLYVYAFVCPQTGDSLYWLLPTVNTAAFQAVLDRFAQDTQAGKTREIVLVLDGAGWHATPRLNCPLGIHLVFLPPYSPELQPAERLWSLTDAPLKNRHFDSLGALTDVLAEQCRRLEQQTQRVCSLTLFHWWPRIIRK, from the coding sequence ATGGACGAACATCGTGTGGGCCTGAAACCCATCGTGGGCCGACAATGGGCCGAGCGCGGGAAAGCGCCGATTGTCCGGGTGGCCCAACGGTACGAGTGGCTGTACGTGTACGCCTTCGTGTGTCCACAGACGGGCGACAGTCTGTACTGGCTGCTGCCTACGGTCAATACCGCCGCCTTCCAGGCCGTGCTTGACCGCTTCGCCCAAGACACCCAAGCGGGCAAGACCCGAGAGATCGTGCTGGTACTCGATGGCGCGGGGTGGCATGCCACCCCGCGCCTGAACTGCCCACTGGGCATTCATCTGGTCTTCCTGCCGCCCTACTCCCCGGAGTTGCAACCCGCCGAACGGCTGTGGTCGCTGACGGATGCACCGCTCAAAAATCGACACTTTGACTCGCTTGGTGCCCTCACTGACGTGTTGGCAGAACAGTGCCGCCGTCTAGAACAGCAAACCCAGCGGGTCTGCTCGCTCACCCTCTTCCACTGGTGGCCTCGTATAATACGAAAATGA
- a CDS encoding winged helix-turn-helix domain-containing protein codes for MTFKHTAADFWQIYRRSTCAVERRRSHLLAFLAEGKSAAEALKLTGYSYQGADKIIDAYHVQGLSGLKDQRHQNRGAPTLLSDAELLLLAQTIRADTASGGVWNGRRVQGWMKQTLGKTLHLSRCYEFLDAVGYSRQVPRPRHIEADPIAQEAFKKKASPRWSKQLKRVSSALDER; via the coding sequence GTGACCTTCAAGCACACCGCTGCCGATTTCTGGCAAATCTATCGCCGGAGTACCTGCGCGGTTGAGCGACGACGCAGTCACCTGCTGGCCTTTCTGGCCGAAGGAAAAAGCGCCGCTGAGGCGCTGAAGCTCACGGGTTATTCCTATCAAGGCGCGGACAAGATTATTGACGCGTATCACGTCCAAGGACTGAGCGGGTTGAAGGATCAACGGCACCAGAATCGGGGGGCACCCACGCTGCTCAGCGACGCAGAACTGCTGCTGCTGGCCCAAACCATTCGGGCTGACACCGCGAGCGGCGGTGTCTGGAATGGCCGGCGAGTGCAGGGCTGGATGAAGCAGACCCTCGGCAAGACACTGCACCTGAGCCGCTGCTATGAATTTCTCGATGCAGTGGGCTACAGCCGTCAAGTGCCTCGGCCTCGACATATCGAGGCCGACCCGATCGCCCAGGAGGCATTCAAAAAAAAGGCCTCGCCGAGATGGTCCAAGCAACTCAAGCGCGTCTCGTCGGCACTGGACGAGAGGTAG